A single region of the Syngnathoides biaculeatus isolate LvHL_M chromosome 17, ASM1980259v1, whole genome shotgun sequence genome encodes:
- the mfhas1 gene encoding malignant fibrous histiocytoma-amplified sequence 1 homolog: MRTLNETNKGEQLPPLDNKVNAAQLWRDAALRSRKLRSDLRQLPPCPKDQDLSHVEALNLGNNLLQELPEGLASSLNNLRVLVLRRNRFSSVPRALFELRQLVELDLSHNRLRGAAEGLGRLSTLKKLSVSHNNIRRLPERIAALELLEELDVSFNDLHEMPESFRRLARLRTLDVDHNKLSRFPPEILALVDLEELDCSGNRFEVLPEEVVKLKSIKILWLSSLGLRSLPDTFCRLRHLESLMLDGNRLAALPGAFGSLRTLKMINLSSNELTHFPEVLLDICGLEELYLSRNKVTQVPREIARLRNLANLWLDNNDIAWLPDSLVELAKLEELVLQGNRIAVLPDDFGKLSKVNIWKVKDNPLVRPPYDVCMKGIPHIAAYQLDPAHSRPTARPVLKLVLLGPKDTGKTRLRRSLTGEEDESEGVRADGGIQVASWEADGGPAFLVYELSGKRNLDLVQPFFLSPAALYILVVNLRAYSSCDFYNHVGYFLHLLGAKVPRAVVLLVGTHADLCGEAELEEKKLDIHRQVGLQQRRDVRVLGSLALKVEQALQQGYAARTSSPHAPFYAVSDTNLQRKKVRLRSLLECGLQILSPLMSVSCVRTDRTDIGRLKDKLRSVARHRHIFPDLHRTLPGSWQTLEELHLKSKELWLTRWDSTRLGQQAGLTGEGLQNALSYLHRSGKLLRFEDSPALEDYVFHNLPRFIGVLNAVLRSGPEDLTAARLQRRLEGLGGPGLPPSDAVLELLEKMGLCYCVNKPRGGEPLHSAAELGFKFPGRVHVEEGEDDDDDDGSETEEDGGFESEPDRSSSEAPPSPLFSAERLQIRYSFPFLFPPGLFARFGARINSHVVQRSDGRRRIVAYRGKVPVVVSHRPRTGSPRAATLSVGSRAALPNMWTAWQAVAPLLRELDALLADWPGLHYHKHVLCAKCLRRGAASPHAFPGELLSQRRPEGVSELTCPKDSQERVDVALVYPPTPADDFHDIGPK, encoded by the exons ATGAGGACCCTGAATGAAACGAACAAGGGGGAGCAGCTGCCCCCCCTGGACAACAAGGTGAACGCGGCCCAGCTGTGGCGGGACGCCGCCCTCCGCTCCAGGAAGCTGCGCAGCGACCTGCGCCAGCTGCCCCCCTGCCCCAAAGACCAGGACCTGTCCCACGTGGAGGCCCTGAACCTGGGCAACAACCTCCTGCAGGAGCTGCCCGAAGGCCTGGCGTCCAGCCTCAACAATCTGCGCGTCCTGGTGCTGCGGAGGAACCGCTTCTCCAGCGTGCCGCGAGCCCTGTTCGAGCTCCGGCAGCTGGTGGAGTTGGACCTGAGCCACAACCGGCTGAGGGGCGCGGCGGAGGGCCTGGGCCGGCTGAGCACCCTCAAGAAACTCAGCGTCAGTCACAACAACATCCGGCGGCTGCCGGAGCGCATCGCGGCTTTGGAGCTTCTGGAGGAACTGGACGTCAGCTTCAACGACCTCCACGAAATGCCCGAGTCCTTCCGCCGGCTCGCCAGGCTGCGCACGCTGGACGTGGACCACAACAAGCTGAGCAGGTTCCCTCCGGAGATCCTGGCCCTGGTCGACTTGGAGGAACTGGACTGCTCGGGGAACCGGTTTGAAGTTCTGCCGGAGGAGGTGGTCAAGCTGAAGAGCATCAAGATCTTGTGGCTGAGCAGCCTCGGCTTGAGGTCTCTCCCCGACACCTTCTGCCGGCTGCGGCACCTGGAGAGCCTGATGCTGGACGGAAACCGCCTGGCTGCCCTGCCGGGCGCCTTTGGCAGCCTGCGGACACTCAAAATGATCAACTTGTCCTCCAACGAGCTCACGCACTTCCCCGAGGTACTTCTGGACATTTGCGGTTTGGAGGAACTCTACCTGAGCAGGAACAAAGTGACTCAGGTCCCGCGGGAGATCGCCAGGTTGCGGAATCTCGCCAATCTCTGGCTGGACAACAACGACATTGCGTGGCTGCCGGACTCGCTCGTGGAGCTGGCCAAGCTGGAGGAGTTGGTTCTCCAGGGCAACCGGATCGCCGTCCTTCCCGACGACTTCGGAAAGCTGTCCAAAGTGAACATTTGGAAGGTGAAGGACAACCCGCTGGTCCGGCCTCCGTACGACGTGTGCATGAAGGGGATCCCGCACATCGCCGCCTACCAGCTGGACCCGGCCCACTCTCGACCGACCGCTCGGCCCGTGCTCAAATTGGTCCTGCTGGGACCGAAGGACACCGGGAAGACGCGGCTGCGGCGGAGCTTGACGGGCGAGGAAGACGAGAGCGAAGGCGTCCGCGCCGATGGCGGAATCCAAGTCGCGAGCTGGGAGGCGGACGGCGGGCCCGCCTTCCTGGTGTACGAGTTGTCTGGAAAGCGGAACCTGGACCTCGTCCAGCCCTTCTTCCTGTCCCCCGCTGCGCTCTACATCTTGGTGGTCAACCTCCGGGCGTACTCTTCGTGCGACTTCTACAACCACGTGGGCTACTTCCTGCACCTGCTCGGCGCCAAGGTGCCCCGGGCCGTGGTACTGTTGGTGGGTACGCACGCCGACCTGTGCGGGGAGGCGGAGCTGGAGGAGAAGAAGCTGGACATCCATCGTCAGGTGGGCCTGCAGCAGAGGAGGGACGTTCGGGTTCTGGGGAGTTTGGCGCTAAAGGTGGAGCAGGCGCTGCAGCAGGGCTACGCCGCACGCACCTCCAGCCCACACGCCCCCTTCTACGCCGTCTCCGACACCAACCTTCAGCGGAAGAAGGTCCGGCTGCGGTCCCTCCTGGAGTGCGGCCTGCAGATTCTGTCCCCGCTGATGAGCGTCAGCTGCGTGCGGACCGACCGCACTGACATCGGACGCCTCAAAGACAAACTGAGGTCGGTGGCCCGCCACCGCCACATCTTTCCCGACCTCCACCGGACGCTGCCCGGGTCTTGGCAGACACTGGAGGAGCTGCACCTTAAGTCCAAAGAACTGTGGTTGACCCGCTGGGACTCGACCCGTCTGGGCCAGCAGGCGGGCCTGACCGGGGAAGGTCTGCAAAACGCTTTGTCCTACCTGCACCGCAGCGGGAAGCTGCTGCGCTTCGAGGACAGCCCCGCTCTGGAGGACTACGTTTTTCACAACCTTCCGCGCTTCATCGGCGTCCTCAACGCCGTCCTCCGAAGTGGCCCGGAGGACCTCACCGCGGCGCGGCTGCAGCGGCGCCTGGAAGGTCTCGGCGGGCCCGGCCTCCCGCCGTCTGACGCTGTCCTGGAGCTCCTGGAGAAGATGGGCCTCTGCTATTGTGTCAACAAACCCCGCGGAGGCGAGCCCCTTCACAGCGCCGCCGAGCTCGGGTTCAAGTTCCCGGGGCGCGTCCACGTCGAGGAGggggaagacgacgacgacgacgacggctcGGAGACGGAAGAAGACGGGGGCTTCGAATCGGAACCCGACCGGAGCAGCTCGGAGGCGCCGCCGAGTCCGCTTTTCTCGGCGGAGCGCCTGCAGATCCGCTACAGCTTTCCCTTCCTGTTCCCGCCCGGACTCTTCGCCCGCTTCGGCGCGCGCATCAACAGCCACGTGGTCCAGAGGTCGGACGGCCGGCGCCGCATCGTGGCGTATCGGGGAAAAGTGCCGGTGGTCGTCAGCCACCGGCCTCGGACGGGGAGCCCGCGGGCCGCCACGCTGTCGGTCGGCAGCCGCGCCGCGCTGCCCAACATGTGGACGGCGTGGCAGGCTGTGGCGCCGCTGCTGCGCGAGCTGGACGCTCTGCTCGCCGACTGGCCCGGTCTGCACTACCATAAACACGTCCTCTGTGCCAAGTGCCTGCGGAGAGGCGCCGCCAGCCCGCACGCCTTCCCCG GAGAGCTTCTGTCCCAGCGACGACCCGAAGGCGTCAGCGAGCTGACGTGTCCGAAGGATTCCCAGGAGCGAGTCGACGTGGCTTTGGTCTACCCCCCCACGCCTGCGGACGACTTCCACGACATTGGCCCAAAGTGA